CGCCCCGATCCGCGTTCCGCGGCGCGAGACCGCACATCCACGGGGGTGGCGCCGTCTCGCGCGGGCCCGTGTCGGCGGCCGGTGGCAGCATCGACAGCGTGCTGTTCCACGACGTCGCCGTGACCTCGGCCGGAGTGGCCGCGACCCGATCGCGGCTCGCCAAGCGCGAGCTGCTCGCCGCGGCGCTCCGGGCCGCGGCCCACGGCGGCATGACCGGCGGCGATGCCACGGCGGACGGGGCCGCAGCAGGCGAGGGGATGGCGGGCGGGGCCGCGACGGGCGGGGCCACGACAGGCGGGCCCGGTTCCGACGACGGCAGGGCTGGTGAGGAGGTCGACGTCGTCGCGACGTTCCTCTCGGGGCGGGTGCGGCAGCGGCGCACGGGGGTCGGCTGGCGGTCGCTCACGTCGCTCCCCGCGCCCGCGTCCGCGCCGACCCTCACCCCGCTCGACGTGGACGCCGCGCTGCAGACGATGGCCGACGCCGAAGGGCCGGGGTCGGCGGCCGTGCGCGGCGAGGCGGTGCGCCGTCTCTTCGCTGCGGCGACGCAGGACGAGCAGACCTTCCTGCGTGGCCTGATCGTCGGCGAGCTGCGGCAGGGAGCGCTCGACTCGCTGCTCCTCGACGCCGTCGCTGCCGCCGCCGACGTCCCGCTCGCCGCGGTGCGGCGGGCCGCCATGTTCAGCGCACCGTCCGGGCCGATCGCCCGCGCTGCCCTGACCGGGGGCGCTGCGGCCCTCGCCGCGTTCCGGCTCGAGCCCGGGCGTCCGGTGCGTCCCATGCTCGCCTCCCCCGCGCCCGATGTCGCGGCTGCGCTGGCCGGCATCGGCGGCCCGGTCGCCGTCGAGGCGAAGATCGACGGCATCCGCGTCCAGCTCCACAAGCATGGCAACGACGTCGCCGTCTACACCCGCTCGCTCGACGACGTCACCGAGCGGCTGCCCGAGCTCGTCGCGCTGCTGCGGTCACTGCCGGTCGCCACCGCGGTGCTCGACGGCGAAGCGATCGCCCTGGGCGCCGACGGCCGCCCGCTCGCCTTCCAGGACACCGCCGCGCGCACCGGGTCGCACGACGCCGACGCGACCGGCCGCGTGCCGCTGACCGCCTTCCTCTTCGACGCGCTGCACCTGGCCGGCCGGGACCTGGTCGACGCGCCCGAGTCCGAACGGTTCGCCGCCCTCGAACGCGTGGCTCCGCCGTCGGCCCTGGTGCGCCGGATCGTGACGGCGGACCCCGACGAGGCGACCGCCTTCTTCGCGGAGGTGCTCGCGAGCGGCCACGAGGGCGTGGTCGTCAAGGACCTCGCCGCGCCGTACGACGCCGGACGACGCGGCGGCGCCTGGGTCAAGGTCAAGCCACGGCACACGCTCGACCTCGTGGTGCTGGCCGTGGAACGCGGCTCGGGCCGCCGCTCGGGCTGGCTGTCGAACATCCACCTGGGCGCCCGGGTGCCCGGCGCAGGCCCGGACAGCGCCGACGGTTGGGTGATGCTCGGGAAGACGTTCAAAGGGATGTCGGACGAGATGCTCGCGTGGCAGACCGCCCGGTTCACCGAGCTCGCGGACGGACCGGCCGACGGGTGGGTCGTGCGGGTCCGTCCGGAGCAGGTGGTCGAGATCGCGTTCGACGGCGTGCAGCGTTCGACGCGGTACCCCGGGGGTGTTGCGCTGCGGTTCGCCCGGGTGCTGCGCTACCGCGACGACAAGCCGGCGGCGGAGGCCGACACGATCGACGCGGTGCGCGCGATCGCGGGCGGGAACGCCTCCGGTGGTTGAGCGCCGCCTCGGTGGTTGAGCTTGTCGAAACCACCTGCCGCTGGGACGCGGGGTGGTTTCGACAGGCTCAACCACCGGGACGGGTTTCGGCGGGCTCGGCCAGCGGGGTGGTTTCGACAGGCTCAACCACCGGGGCGGGTTTCGACAGGGTCGGCCACCGGGGGTGGCCGGGGGGTGGGCTCAGCGGCCGGCGGCGCGGCGGCGGGAGGCCTGGATGGCGAGGGTGCCGAGCGCGATGAGCACCACGGCCGCGACGAAGACTCCGGTCACCTCGGCGCCCGTGAAGGCCAGCCGCCCGGCGTCCTGCACGCGGTCCGCGGCCTCGGTCGCGTCATCCGTCGCGGCGTCGGCCACCTCGTCGGTCGCGGCGAGGCGCGCGGCCTCCGGGGTCGGCGTGCCGCCGTCCTGCGGCTCAGCGACCACGAGGGCGACCGCGGACTCCGACGGGCTCGGCTCCGGGGACTCCGTGGCGGCGGGCTCCTCCGACGGGGTCGGGTCGGGAGTCGACGGGTTCTCGCTCGGGCTCTCCGCGGGGGTCGGAGTCTCCGACGAGGTCGGGGTGGAGCTCGGCTCGACCGGGGGAACCTCGGCGACAGGGCTGGCGCTCGGCTCCGGCGTCGCGGTCTCGGTCGGCGACGGCGACGGCGACGGCTTGGTGTGGCTGCCCTTCTTCTTGGAGCAGGCCACGACGCGCTTGATCTTCTTGTCACCGCCCTTGCGGTCCGAGTAGGCCGCCGTCACCTCTTCGACCTGCTCGTCCCCGTCGAGCACGACGACACGGGCCTCGCCGTCCTCGGTCTCGATGCAGTAGCTCTCGATGACCTCGCCGCGCGGCGCCTTGACGGCGATCGTCGTCGCGCCCCGCCAACCCGCCTTGTGCTCGGTCGCGCGGTGCCCCTGGGTCTTCTCCGCCGTCGGGCACACGCCCTTGTCCACCTCGTACACCTCACGCGACCAGCCGCGCTTGCCACCGTCCGCGTGACGCACCTCGTCGGCGCCGTACTGCTTGCCGTCGAACGACTTGAAGCCGGGCGCGTCGCACGCGTAGGCGGACGAGCCCGTGAGGACGAGGCCTGCACCGAGCACGGCAACCGCGACGATGCGGACGGAACGACGGAGCGGCGATGCTCCGGGGACGAGGGATGTGCGCACGAACGCTCCTGGGACGAGAGGTCGGGTGGCGCGGAATGATCGCGCCGGCGGCAATGTAGCGCAACCGGACAGAGGTCATCTATACCCTCTTACTGCGCGGAACCTGGCAGAACTCCCCATCCGCACATCTTGCGCAGCGAGCCCTCGGTGCGGTATGTCGGCGCAGGTCAGGGTCGCTCTCGCTCAGCGGCCGCGGCGTCCCTTGCCGCCACCGGGGCGGCCGCCCGTGCCGCGCGCGGGCCGCGAGCCACCGGCCCGCGGTGCGCTGCCGCGCGCACCGCCGCCGCGCCCACCCGAGGCGCTCGATGCTCCCCGCGCCGCGCCGCCGCTCCGGGTGCCGCCCGCCGAGGTCCCGCCCCGCGGGCCACTCCCCCGGGCAGCCCCGCCCCGCGCCGCAGCCCCGCCCCGCGCCGCGCCGTCGTCGTCGTCGGGCCGCGTGGCCGCGCGTCCGCGCGAGCTGTTGACGGTGCGCCCACGGACGATGCCGATGAGCTCGTCGACCAGGTCGGTGGTCCGCTCGGACACCCACACGAGCCCGACGGGCGCCGTCGGGCCGCCGTCGAGGACGCGGTAGGTGACGTCCTTGCGGTGGTGCAGGCGGGCGAGCGAGAGGGGTACGACCGTCACGCCCGCGCCCGCCGCGACCCAGGCGACGGCCTCCGCCGTCGTCGGCGGCCTGTCTGCCACGCCGGCCGGGTCCACGGAACCGTCCTCGCGGTAGGCGACCGGCCGCAGGCCGGGGACCGGTCCCCCCGCGACGTACAGGACGTCGTCGGCGGGCAGGTGCACGACGTCGTCGGCGACGTCGGCGGCGCTCACGGACTCGTCCTCCTCGGTCGCGGCGAGCAGGTGGTCGCGCGAGACGACGACGACGGGCAGCTCCTCGTACAACGCGATCGCGGACAGGCGCGTCTTGTCGACGGGCAGGCGCGCGATGGCGGCGTCGACGTCGCCCGCCTCGAGCGCGACGACGGCGTCCGCGGCCTCGACCTGGACGAGCTCGAGCGGCACGTCGAGCCGCTCGCGCCACACACGTGCCCACTTGCCCGGGGTGGCCCCGGGCACGTACCCGAGCCGGAAGGCCCCGCCGGAAAGCTGACTCACGCCCCCAGGCTACGGCCCTCACCCCCCGCCCGGTCGCGTGACAGGGCGCGGCGGGTGTGGCGGGGCGGCACGTAGGCTGAGGGCATGGCCACCCCGTTTTCGCAGCAGGTGCTCAAGCCGACGAACGCCGCCAAGCGGCTGGGCGTGTACCTGCCCGCCACGCCCCCGGAGTTCCAGGAGAAGGGCGTCACGCGCGCGGAGCTCGAGGAGCTGGAGAAGAACCCGCCCGAGTGGCTCGCGACGCTGCGCCGTGAGGGCCCGCACCCGCGCCCCGTGGTGGCCGGCCGGCTGGGCGTGTCGATCGCCGGGCTCGCCCGCGGCGGCATCACCGACCCGCTGACCACCGAGCAGATCGACGAGCTGCGCGCCGACCCGCCCGCCTGGCTGACCCGCGAGCGCGAGATCGCCGCGAAGGTCCGCGCGGAGGACGAGCTGGCCGCCAAGACGGACCGTCCGACCCGCCGCGTCGCCCCGCGCGACTGAGATGGAGCTAGACCCCGCCGAGTTCGGCAGAACCCCCGCGGTTCGGCAGATGCCTTTGCCGAAGTCCGGGGGTTCTGCCGAACCCGACGGGCTCGCCCTCGCCTTGGGCGTCGTGGAGGCTTGGACCGGGGGCAGGGTGCGCGACGGCGGGCCCGTGGGCGTCGATGCCACCGATCGGCTGTTGCTCGACGAGGCGCGGCCTCTGCTCGCGCGGCCGGAGGCGGGGTCCGCGCTCGACGACGTCGTCGTCATCGGCGACAGGTTCGGCGCGCTGGCCGTCGGGCTCGCCGCTCTCGGGCGGCGCGGCGTCCGGTCCCACACCGACGCGGTGACCTCCGAGCGGGCCGTGACCGAGAACCTGCGCACCGCACACCGCGGCCCGCTGCTCGGCCAGACCTTCGACCTGCGGCAGCACGACAGCCTCGAACCCGGCCTGGTCCGTGGCGCCCGTCTGGTGCTGCTCCAGCTTCCCCGCTCGCTCGCCGAGCTGCAGGAGGTCGCCGAGCTGGTCGCCCGCGAGGCCGCCGACGACGTCGTCCTGCTCGCGGGCGGGCGTGTCAAGCACATGACGCACGCCATGAACGACGTGCTCGCGCGGTCCTTCGAGGACGTGCGGGCGACGCTCGCGCGCGGCAAGTCGCGGGTGCTGGTCGCCCGTCGGCCCCGGCCGGAGGCCCGCACGGCACCGCCGTCGTACCCGGTCACCGCGACGTTGCACGACGCCGAGCTGCTCGCTGCTGCGCGGCTGTCTCTCGACAGCCGGGCCGACGACGGCGGGAGCGGCGGCGGGATCGCGGTCGTCGCGCACGGGGGCGTCTTCGCGGGCGCCGCGCTCGACCTGGGGACGCGGGCCCTGCTGCGCACCGCGGACCGCTGGCCCGACGCCGCAGACGCCGTCGACCTGGGCTGCGGCACCGGGCTGCTCGCGACGGTGCTCGCGCTGCGGGACCCGCACGTGCGCGTCGTGGCGACCGACCGTTCGGCGGCCGCCGCGGCGTCGGCCCGCGCGACCGCCCGCGCGAACGGTGTCGGCGAGCGTGTCGTGGTGCTGCGTGACGACGCCGGGCAGGGCGAGGAGCCCGCGAGCGCCGACCTGGTGCTGTGCAACCCGCCGTTCCACGACCGGGCGGCGGTGTCCACCGACGCGGCGCACCGCATGTTCGCGGCGGCAGCGCGCGTGCTGCGTCCGGGCGGCGAGCTGTGGTGCGTCTACAACTCGGTGCTGCGCTACCGGCCTGCGCTGGAGCGGACGGTGGGGCCCACCGAGCAGGTGTCGCGCGACCCGCGGTTCACGGTCACCCGCAGCGTGCGGACTGCTCGCTGAGCGCTTCTCATCACCCGGTCGGTGCTTGACATCGTTTTCAGCACCGGTCTAGCCTCCGATTCTGAAAACGGTTGCAGGGCAGTGCTGCCCCGCCCGGTTCGCCCGACACGGTGCATGGCACCGAGGAATGGAATGGGGACGCAATGACGCGTGCACATCGTTCGTCCGCGGGAAAGGCCGCCGTCGCGCTGGCCGGCTCCGCGATGCTCCTGCTCGCCGGCTGCTCGTCGTCCTCGGAGGCGGCGGATCCGACGGGTGAGGCCGACGGTTCGCAGGAACCCGTGACCCTCGAGATGTCCTGGTGGGGCAACGACGAGCGCGCGGCGCTGTTCGACGAGGTCATCAAGGCCTTCGAGGACGAGTACCCGCACATCACGGTCACCCAGACGCCGGTGCCCGACCCGGACACGCTCTTCAACCGGCTCGCCACGGACTTCGCCGCGGGCGGGGACACCGCACCGGACGTCTTCGCTCTCGGTGGCGCCAAGCCGCAGGAGTACGGCGACGCGGGCGCGCTGCTCGACCTGGCGGAGGTGGCCGACACCGTCAAGCTCGACAAGTACCCCGACTTCTCGCTGACCAACGCCACGGTCAACGGCACCGTCTACGGCCTGCCGACCGGCGGCAACGCGACCGCCGCGTTCGTCAACACCGACATCTTCGAGGAGGCCGGGGTCGAGGTCCCGTCCGACGACTGGACGTGGGACGACTTCGTCGCCGCCGGCAACGCGATCGGCTCGGCGGGTCTGACGACCGACTCGGGCGCCCCGATCATGGGCGTCGACATGCGGATCCAGGACATCCTCGGCACGTACGCGGGCCAGAAGTCGGAGTTCGGCGTCTACGACTGGGACGGCAAGCTGTCCGTCGAGCCGTCGGTCATCGCCGAGTGGCTGGACATCGAGCTCGCGCTGCGCGACGGCGGCGGCCTGCCCGACCCGTCGATCGTGGTCCAGAACTGGAACATCAGCACCGACCAGCAGCCCTACGCGCTGGGCCAGGCGGGCATCGCCTTCGGCTACAGCAACCTCATCGGCACCTACGCCGCGGGCGGCACCACCAAGATCCTGCTGCCGCCGCACGACGCGGGTGACACGACCGGCGTGGCGCTGCTGCCCTCGGCGTTCTGGTCGGTCAACGCCAAGAGCGCCCACCCGCAGGAGGCCGCGCTGCTGGTCGACTGGTTCCTCAACCAGCCCGAGCCCGCCAAGCAGATCCTCGACACGCGTGGCGTGCCGTTCAACCCCGACACGCTCGCCGTCGTCGCGCCGCTCCTGGAGGGCGACGCCAAGGCTGCCGCCGAGTACGTGCAGACGACGCTCGACTCGGGCACGGTCGCACCGCCGCAGCCGAACGGTGGCGCCAACATGAACAAGTACGCGCAGGACGCCGAGTCCGACGTCCTGTTCGACAAGGCCTCGCCTGCCGATGCCGCCCAGAGCTGGGCGGACAAGCTCACGGCCGACCTGAACGCGGCCGGCTGACCCGCACCGGCAAGGGACCGCGGGGCGGTCCCGGAGCCTGACCCTCAGGCGACGGGGCCGCCCCGCGGCGCGACGGCACTCAGATCCGCTCGAACGACAAGGACTCAACGGTGAGTAGTCTCGGTGAGCTGCGCACGCTTGCTCAGGAACGCAGGAGCGGGAAGGCGGGGAAGCCGGCGGTCTCGCGGCGGGAGAACCTCGCGGGGTACCTCTTCCTGTCCCCGTGGATCGTGGGGATGCTCGTCTTCACGATCGGGCCGATGCTGGCGTCGCTGTACCTGGCGTTCACGCGGTACCGGCTGCTCAAGCCCCCGGAGTGGATCGGCGGTCAGAACTTTGCCGACATGCTCAACGACCCGGTGCTCGCCCACTCCCTGCGGGTGACGTTCACCTACGTGTTCGTCGGGGTGCCGCTCCAGCTCGCCGTCGCCCTGGGGCTGGCCCTGCTGCTCGACCGCGGTCTGCGCGGCATGGGGTTCTACCGTTCCGTGTTCTACCTGCCGAGCCTGCTGGGCGGGTCCGTGGCGATCGCCATCCTGTGGCGCCAGGTCTTCGGGAAGAACGGCATCGTCAACGCGGCGCTCGGCCTCATCGGCATCCACGACGCCCCCGGGTGGATCGGCCACCCCGACTACGCCCTGGGCACGCTGATCATCCTGCACGTGTGGACGTTCGGCTCCCCGCTCATCATCTTCCTGGCCGGCCTGCGGCAGATCCCGGAGATGTACTACGAGGCCGCGGAGATGGACGGGGCGGGCAAGATCCGCCGGTTCGTCTCGATCACCGTGCCCCTGCTCACGCCGATCATCTTCTTCAACCTGGTGCTCCAGGTCATCTTCGCCTTCCAGAGCTTCACCCAGGCCTACATCGTCTCAGGCGGCACCGGCGGGCCTTCGGACTCGACGATGTTCTACACGCTGTACCTGTACCGCAAGGCGTTCGTCGACCTGCAGATGGGGTACGCCTCCGCGATGGCGTGGCTGCTGCTCGTCATCATCGGCGCGCTGACGGCCCTGATGTTCTGGCTGTCGAAGTTCTGGGTCTTCTATGACGACTGACCTGCGCATGACGACCGACCCGCGCCCCGACAGCACACCCCGATCCACGAGAGGCCAAGGCCGATGACCGCGACGACGACGCTCCCCCCACGCCCGGCGACGGTCGCGAACGAGCGGAACATCCGGCGCTACCGCCGTCGTCGGATGATCACCGCGGCCCTGCGGCACCTGGGGCTGATCGCGCTGGCCGCGCTGATGATCTACCCGCTCGTGTGGCTGATCGTGTCCTCCTTCAAGCCCAACGCGGACATCTTCCGCGACCTGTCGATCTTCACGACCAACCTCACGACCGAGAACTACCCGCACGCCTGGAACGCGCAGAAGTACCCGTTCGGTCACTACCTGATGAACTCGATGATCATCTCGGGTGCGGCGATCGTCGGGAACCTCGTCTCGTGCTCCCTGGCGGCCTACGCCTTCGCGCGGCTGCGGTTCCGGGGCCGCAACCTCATGTTCGCGGCGATGCTCATGTCGATCATGCTGCCGTTCCACGTGGTACTCGTGCCGCAGTTCCTCATCTTCAAGCAGCTCGACTGGCTCAACACGTTCCTGCCGCTCATCGTCCCGAAGTTCCTCGCGGCCGATGCGTTCTTCGTGTTCCTCATGGTGCAGTTCATCCGCGCGCTGCCCAAGGAGATCTTCGAGGCGGCGCGCATCGACGGCGCAGGCCACCCCCGCATGTACGCGTTCATCACGCTCCCGCTGATGGTGCCCGCGCTCGCGACGACCGCGATCTTCACGTTCATCTGGACGTGGAGCGACTTCTTCGGCCCGCTGATCTACCTGCGCACGCCCGAGGTGTTCACGGCCGCCATCGCGCTCAAGGGGTTCCTCGACTCGCAGGAGTCGTCGAACTACGGGGCGATGTTCGCGATGTCGATCGTCTCGCTGATCCCGTTGTTCATCATCTTCCTCGTCGGCCAGCGGTACCTGGTCAAGGGGTTCGCCACCACAGGGATCAAGTAGCAGCCGGGCAGGCGATCGCCACGAGCCCGACCCCGAGGCGTGGCGACCCCGGATCGCTAGACTGAAAACGTTCGCATCCGTGGCGCCGACGCCGCCGATCCGCCTTACGAGGAGCATCTGACGTGACCCAGCCCTGGACCCTGCACGACGACCGCGCACTGCCTGCGGATCCCGTCACCCGGCCGATCGCGCGGGAGATCTACCAGGAGATCAGGGACCTGCCGATCGTCTCGATGCACGGCCACGTGCCGGTCGAGTGGTTCGCCGACGACACCCCGTTCCCGGACCCGGCCGCGCTGCTCGTCACGCCCGACCACTACCTCATGCGCATGCTCGTCTCGCAGGGCGCCGCCACCCTGGCGCAGCTGGGCGTGGCCCCGCTCGACGGCTCCGGGACCGCCGAGGCCGACCCGCGCGCCATCTGGCGCCGGTTCTGCGAGAACTGGAAGGCGTTCCGCGGCACGCCGACGCGCTTCTGGATGGAGCACGAGCTCGTCACCATCTTCGGCGTGACGCACCGCCCGTCCGCTCAGACCGCGGACGTGATCTACGACCAGATCGCCGCCGAGATCGCCAAGGCCGACTTCCGCCCGCGCGCGCTGCTCGACCGCTTCAACATCGAGGTCATCGGCACCACCGACCCGGCCTGGGCGTCGCTCGAGCACCACCAGGCGCTCGCGGCGGAGGGCTTCGGCGAGCGCATCCTGCCGACGTTCCGCCCCGACCCGGTGCTGCACCTCGACAACCCGACGTTCACGCGCGACGTCCTCGCGACGGGTGCCGCGGCCGGCGTCGACGTCGTCGACTACGCCACGTACCTGGACGCGCTGCGCGCCCAGCGCCTGCGCTTCAAGGCCGCCGGCGGCACCGCCACCGACCACGGCCACTCCACGGCCGACACCACCCCGCTGCCCGACGACGAGGCCGCGCGCCTGTTCACCGCGGCCTTCACGGGGAAGCCGGTGAGCGCGGCCGAGGTCAGCGCCTTCGCCGCGCACATGCTGTTCCAGATGGCCGCGATGGCCACCGAGGACGGCCTGGTCATGCAGATCCACCCCGGCGTCGAGCGGGGTCACTCGCGCGAGATGACCGCCCGGTACGGCGCCG
The Xylanimonas cellulosilytica DSM 15894 DNA segment above includes these coding regions:
- a CDS encoding ATP-dependent DNA ligase, with product MLFHDVAVTSAGVAATRSRLAKRELLAAALRAAAHGGMTGGDATADGAAAGEGMAGGAATGGATTGGPGSDDGRAGEEVDVVATFLSGRVRQRRTGVGWRSLTSLPAPASAPTLTPLDVDAALQTMADAEGPGSAAVRGEAVRRLFAAATQDEQTFLRGLIVGELRQGALDSLLLDAVAAAADVPLAAVRRAAMFSAPSGPIARAALTGGAAALAAFRLEPGRPVRPMLASPAPDVAAALAGIGGPVAVEAKIDGIRVQLHKHGNDVAVYTRSLDDVTERLPELVALLRSLPVATAVLDGEAIALGADGRPLAFQDTAARTGSHDADATGRVPLTAFLFDALHLAGRDLVDAPESERFAALERVAPPSALVRRIVTADPDEATAFFAEVLASGHEGVVVKDLAAPYDAGRRGGAWVKVKPRHTLDLVVLAVERGSGRRSGWLSNIHLGARVPGAGPDSADGWVMLGKTFKGMSDEMLAWQTARFTELADGPADGWVVRVRPEQVVEIAFDGVQRSTRYPGGVALRFARVLRYRDDKPAAEADTIDAVRAIAGGNASGG
- a CDS encoding LysR substrate-binding domain-containing protein: MSQLSGGAFRLGYVPGATPGKWARVWRERLDVPLELVQVEAADAVVALEAGDVDAAIARLPVDKTRLSAIALYEELPVVVVSRDHLLAATEEDESVSAADVADDVVHLPADDVLYVAGGPVPGLRPVAYREDGSVDPAGVADRPPTTAEAVAWVAAGAGVTVVPLSLARLHHRKDVTYRVLDGGPTAPVGLVWVSERTTDLVDELIGIVRGRTVNSSRGRAATRPDDDDGAARGGAAARGGAARGSGPRGGTSAGGTRSGGAARGASSASGGRGGGARGSAPRAGGSRPARGTGGRPGGGKGRRGR
- a CDS encoding DUF5997 family protein encodes the protein MATPFSQQVLKPTNAAKRLGVYLPATPPEFQEKGVTRAELEELEKNPPEWLATLRREGPHPRPVVAGRLGVSIAGLARGGITDPLTTEQIDELRADPPAWLTREREIAAKVRAEDELAAKTDRPTRRVAPRD
- a CDS encoding class I SAM-dependent methyltransferase; its protein translation is MPLPKSGGSAEPDGLALALGVVEAWTGGRVRDGGPVGVDATDRLLLDEARPLLARPEAGSALDDVVVIGDRFGALAVGLAALGRRGVRSHTDAVTSERAVTENLRTAHRGPLLGQTFDLRQHDSLEPGLVRGARLVLLQLPRSLAELQEVAELVAREAADDVVLLAGGRVKHMTHAMNDVLARSFEDVRATLARGKSRVLVARRPRPEARTAPPSYPVTATLHDAELLAAARLSLDSRADDGGSGGGIAVVAHGGVFAGAALDLGTRALLRTADRWPDAADAVDLGCGTGLLATVLALRDPHVRVVATDRSAAAAASARATARANGVGERVVVLRDDAGQGEEPASADLVLCNPPFHDRAAVSTDAAHRMFAAAARVLRPGGELWCVYNSVLRYRPALERTVGPTEQVSRDPRFTVTRSVRTAR
- a CDS encoding ABC transporter substrate-binding protein, whose amino-acid sequence is MTRAHRSSAGKAAVALAGSAMLLLAGCSSSSEAADPTGEADGSQEPVTLEMSWWGNDERAALFDEVIKAFEDEYPHITVTQTPVPDPDTLFNRLATDFAAGGDTAPDVFALGGAKPQEYGDAGALLDLAEVADTVKLDKYPDFSLTNATVNGTVYGLPTGGNATAAFVNTDIFEEAGVEVPSDDWTWDDFVAAGNAIGSAGLTTDSGAPIMGVDMRIQDILGTYAGQKSEFGVYDWDGKLSVEPSVIAEWLDIELALRDGGGLPDPSIVVQNWNISTDQQPYALGQAGIAFGYSNLIGTYAAGGTTKILLPPHDAGDTTGVALLPSAFWSVNAKSAHPQEAALLVDWFLNQPEPAKQILDTRGVPFNPDTLAVVAPLLEGDAKAAAEYVQTTLDSGTVAPPQPNGGANMNKYAQDAESDVLFDKASPADAAQSWADKLTADLNAAG
- a CDS encoding carbohydrate ABC transporter permease — its product is MSSLGELRTLAQERRSGKAGKPAVSRRENLAGYLFLSPWIVGMLVFTIGPMLASLYLAFTRYRLLKPPEWIGGQNFADMLNDPVLAHSLRVTFTYVFVGVPLQLAVALGLALLLDRGLRGMGFYRSVFYLPSLLGGSVAIAILWRQVFGKNGIVNAALGLIGIHDAPGWIGHPDYALGTLIILHVWTFGSPLIIFLAGLRQIPEMYYEAAEMDGAGKIRRFVSITVPLLTPIIFFNLVLQVIFAFQSFTQAYIVSGGTGGPSDSTMFYTLYLYRKAFVDLQMGYASAMAWLLLVIIGALTALMFWLSKFWVFYDD
- a CDS encoding carbohydrate ABC transporter permease — protein: MTATTTLPPRPATVANERNIRRYRRRRMITAALRHLGLIALAALMIYPLVWLIVSSFKPNADIFRDLSIFTTNLTTENYPHAWNAQKYPFGHYLMNSMIISGAAIVGNLVSCSLAAYAFARLRFRGRNLMFAAMLMSIMLPFHVVLVPQFLIFKQLDWLNTFLPLIVPKFLAADAFFVFLMVQFIRALPKEIFEAARIDGAGHPRMYAFITLPLMVPALATTAIFTFIWTWSDFFGPLIYLRTPEVFTAAIALKGFLDSQESSNYGAMFAMSIVSLIPLFIIFLVGQRYLVKGFATTGIK
- the uxaC gene encoding glucuronate isomerase, yielding MTQPWTLHDDRALPADPVTRPIAREIYQEIRDLPIVSMHGHVPVEWFADDTPFPDPAALLVTPDHYLMRMLVSQGAATLAQLGVAPLDGSGTAEADPRAIWRRFCENWKAFRGTPTRFWMEHELVTIFGVTHRPSAQTADVIYDQIAAEIAKADFRPRALLDRFNIEVIGTTDPAWASLEHHQALAAEGFGERILPTFRPDPVLHLDNPTFTRDVLATGAAAGVDVVDYATYLDALRAQRLRFKAAGGTATDHGHSTADTTPLPDDEAARLFTAAFTGKPVSAAEVSAFAAHMLFQMAAMATEDGLVMQIHPGVERGHSREMTARYGADKGYDIPFAVEYTRALRPMLEAFGHHPNFRTIVFTLDEDVYSRELAPLAGVYPAMRLGAPWWFIDSPEAMRRFRETATETAGFLNLSGFVDDTRAFCSIPARHDLARRIDAGYLARLVAEHRLDLDEAIDTAHDLTYRLPRLAYAAR